The genome window AGCATACTTCAGATGCTACCTTGAAAATTATGCGTAAGCCTTCGTTCAAGCATTTCCATGCTTTCAAGAAAAAGTATGATGAGATTGATAAAAAGTACAATCTAAATCAGCAACTGATTCCATACTTTATTTCATCTCACCCAGGTTGTGAAGCTCAAGATATGGCACACCTTGCTGCTGAGACCAAAGAAATGGGCTTCAAATTGGAACAGGTTCAAGATTTCACACCTACTCCAATGACTGTGGCTACGGTAATCTACTATTCAGGAGTGCACCCGTACACACTTAAACCTTATTATACAGCGAAGTCTAAGGAGGAAAAATTGGAACAGCACCAATTCTTCTTCTGGTACAAATCGGAGTATCAATCGAAGATCAGAAAGCGTCTAGAAAAATTAGGGCTTAATGATTTGACGATTAAACTACTTTCGAGAGCGCCACAGAAAAAAGAAGATTTCAAACCTGCTCATGCCAAATACGGTAGCAACAAAAATGCAAAACCACAACAGGAGCAAAAAGAGGGAAAACGCAACGGTAAATCGAGAAATGATAAAAAGAAAAGAAACTTCGATAATGATAAGCCGTTCAACCCAAAAAGTAAAAACTTCAGAAGTGGTGGAGGACATCCAAACAGCAACAATAAGAATCGAAAAAATAAGCAAAAGAGCTATAAATAACTCTTGAGCTACGATAAAGGGCTTTATTCAAATGAATAAAGCCCTTTTTTATCTTATTTGATATTATAATCTACTGCATATTTTTGTAAGACTTCTAAAGGGATATGTACCAACACTTCTTTATTAGTTGCTTTCAGATATACCTCAGGAGGACAACCTGCCAACCATGCTTCTTTCCACCTAAAAGCACACAAACACCAACTATCTCCTGCCTTCAAGCCAGGAAACTGATACTCGGGTCTTGCCGTCATCAAATCATTCCCCATCTTCTTAGAAAATTGGAGGAATTCATCTGTCATTACCGCACATACAACATGCACTCCCCTATCCTCTTCACAGGTTTCACATGATCCATTCCTAAAAAATCCTGTCATTGGGCTTGTACAACATAACTCTAGAGGATCGCCAAATACATTTTCTGATAACACTGTTTTCTATTTAATTTCTAAAGACTCAAATTACTTTACATTCACACGACCATCTTTCCCTAGTCTATATTCGAATTTTGTAAACAGTTTTGCAATACTTTCCTCTAATTCTCTAGGGTTAAAATCATTACTCAACAAATCGACCTCGGCGATTCCATACCAAATCAATCGATTCATCTGTACGTCAACGATGTCAATAATCAGTGTTCCATCTGGAAATTGACTAGGTACATACCAATTTGCCCATCGGTAATCATAGCCGTCATACTTCCCAAAAGTAGAAGTAGAACTACGGTAAAAATCTTCCCGATCTACATAGGGTTGTCTAACATCTGTCTTCACGTAGAAATAGACTTCCAAATCGGCTAAAGTGTCTTCACGAAAACCTCGATAATCCATTTCTAAACGAATATTCCTCATCACTTCCTCTACTCGATCTGGGGGAATACCGTGCATCGCCATATTTCCGTCACTCACCACAGAGTCGGGAAGCATGATATTATAGTTTCGATACTCATAGAAGTTTGCGTATTTGTATAATTCAGAATAATGATATGAACTGCTACAAGCCAAACAAAAAATTAGCACGAAAAGAACAGCAATACTCTTTAACTTCATACCCGTAA of Sediminitomix flava contains these proteins:
- a CDS encoding DUF4136 domain-containing protein, which translates into the protein MKFTGMKLKSIAVLFVLIFCLACSSSYHYSELYKYANFYEYRNYNIMLPDSVVSDGNMAMHGIPPDRVEEVMRNIRLEMDYRGFREDTLADLEVYFYVKTDVRQPYVDREDFYRSSTSTFGKYDGYDYRWANWYVPSQFPDGTLIIDIVDVQMNRLIWYGIAEVDLLSNDFNPRELEESIAKLFTKFEYRLGKDGRVNVK
- a CDS encoding DUF2237 family protein encodes the protein MLSENVFGDPLELCCTSPMTGFFRNGSCETCEEDRGVHVVCAVMTDEFLQFSKKMGNDLMTARPEYQFPGLKAGDSWCLCAFRWKEAWLAGCPPEVYLKATNKEVLVHIPLEVLQKYAVDYNIK